The segment GTTGCACTCGAAACTGCCAAGGCTGAGATTGATGCTGAAGAGGGCGATACGCTTCGCATTCAGCTCAAGGATACCAATCGCCCCGATTTGTGGTCGGCAGAAGGGCTTGCGCGATTGCTCAAAAGCCATCGGGAGAATGTTCAGCCCGAGTATTCTTTTTTTAATGCGTCTGGTGTATCGGAGGAACGGGAGGTTATTGTCGATCCCGCATTGCGAGATGTCCGTCCCTATATTGCCGCTTTTGCATGTGGTGGTATTGCGATTGATGATGCGGCACTGGATGCGCTTATCGAGGCGCAGGAAAAACTCGCCGATGGGTATGGGCGTGGTCGCAGTGTTGTTGCGATCGGGATTTACGATGCGTCCGATATTGTGTATCCGGTGCGATACGATGCAGTTGATCCCGATGCGACGGCTTTTGTACCCCTGGAGTTTGAGGCTGAGATGTCTTTGCGACAGATTTTGTCCGATCATCCCACGGGCAGAACGTATGCACATCTTCTCGAGGGGAAGGATAAGTTTCCTCTAATCCGCGATTCGCGCGGCGAGGTTCTGTCCATGCCGCCTGTGATTAATAGCCAGAGTCTGGGTCGCGTTGAGGTGGGGGATACGTTTTTGTTTTGCGAGGCGACGGGGCCTGAACTCGACGCTATTCTTTTGTCTCTGGCGATTATGGCGGTCAATATGGCTGACCGGGGCGGTCGCATTTATCCCGTGACGGTGCGCTATCCATATCAGACGCCGAGAGGACAGGTTCTGACGTGCCCTTATGATCTGACCGAGCCGTTGGAGGTCGATGTAGATGAGATTTACAAGGTGGTTGGGTCACATGTTTCGATGGAGCAGATTCAGACTGCGCTCAACGCGATGGGGTATCGGGATATTGATGTGCGAGAGCGGCGTATTAACGTGCGTCCAGCGCCTTATCGCGACGATATTTTGCATCCCGTGGATGTTGTGGAAGATGTTGTGATCGGCGTGGGGTACGAGGCTTTTGATCCCGAGATGCCCCGGGATTTTACGGTTGGCAAAGCCGCGCCAGAAGAGGATCTCGCAGACCGATTTCGCAATCTCATGGTTGGGTGT is part of the Gemmatimonadota bacterium genome and harbors:
- the pheT gene encoding phenylalanine--tRNA ligase subunit beta, which translates into the protein MPTITVNKPDFERLAGQAYSSESLSVALETAKAEIDAEEGDTLRIQLKDTNRPDLWSAEGLARLLKSHRENVQPEYSFFNASGVSEEREVIVDPALRDVRPYIAAFACGGIAIDDAALDALIEAQEKLADGYGRGRSVVAIGIYDASDIVYPVRYDAVDPDATAFVPLEFEAEMSLRQILSDHPTGRTYAHLLEGKDKFPLIRDSRGEVLSMPPVINSQSLGRVEVGDTFLFCEATGPELDAILLSLAIMAVNMADRGGRIYPVTVRYPYQTPRGQVLTCPYDLTEPLEVDVDEIYKVVGSHVSMEQIQTALNAMGYRDIDVRERRINVRPAPYRDDILHPVDVVEDVVIGVGYEAFDPEMPRDFTVGKAAPEEDLADRFRNLMVGCGFQEVFLPILCSQKEQTVDMNNPDAQIISISNPMSENYSAIRGSLLPGLLKTEATSRRALYPHRIFEVGEVGVLALGENYGTRTDIYLCALEASDEANLSGVQSYLEVLSYYFDFEYTIAPIDHPTFLPGRSGEICIDERVYGLIGEVHPSVLEIWGINYPVSAFEIDIRIVSV